TTTAATTGAACAATCGACAGATCCAACACGAATGTCCTTTGAATTGGAAAAGTTACGGCAAATGGTCGACTATTGTCACACAGAAAACTGTTTACAATCATTTATTCTTCAATATTTTGGGGAGAAGGAGGGACTAAATTGCGGGCGTTGTGGAAATTGCACAGATGACCGGGAATTAATCGATGTCACAACCGACGCACAAAAAGTTCTATCTTGTATTGTTCGAATGAAACAACGGTTTGGGAAAACATTTGTTGCGAAAGTCTTAACAGGATCCCGAGATAAAAAAATTAAGGAATTCGGATTTCAAGTATTGCCGACATATGGGATTATGTCCGTTTATTCCGTCAAATATGTTAGTGATTTAATTGAGTTTTTAATTGCTGAGGAATATATTGGAGTGGAACATGGAAAGTTTCCAACCCTCTTTGTGACGATGAACGGAAAAGATGTACTATTAGGAAAGAAAACTGTTCAAAGAAAAGAACAAAGAACAACGACACTTATTATTGAAAGTGATGAGCTTTTTGAGGAACTAAGAAACGTAAGGAAACGATTAGCTGAAGAGGAAAAGGTTCCTCCGTTTGTTATTTTTTCTGATCAAACTTTGCGCGATCTATGTTTACAACTCCCGAAAACAGTCGAGGAACTACTCACGGTAAAAGGGATTGGTGAACATAAACAGAAGAAGTATGGAGAACGATTTATTGAGGCGATTTCGAATTATTGTGCCGAACATCCGGAAAGGAAAAGCGTTCAACCTATGGAGAAGGAAGTATTATCACACCCGAAAAAAAGTGTAAAAGATTCGCATTTGATTACCTATGAAATGCTTGAAAAAGGACAAACCATTGGAGAAATTTCAAAAAAACGTCAATTATCCAAACAAACAATTGAAAACCATTTAGTAAAATGCAGTCAAGAAGGGCTGCTTATTGATTGGGCAAGTTTTATTCCAGAAGAGTTTGAACCATTAATTGAAAAAGCCGTCCAAGAAGCCAATACGAATCGCTTAAAACCAATTAAAGAACTTTTACCGGAAAACGTCACTTATTTCATGATTCGTTCTTATTTCATGAAAATAAATGAATAGAATTTTTTATAAAAATAAAGAAAAGGGGAAGAAAATGATCGTTGTAAGTGCTTGTCTAGCTGGGGTTGCCTGCCGTTACGACGGGAGGGATAATGGCTTAGAAAAATTGCAACAAGAAATGAAGGAAGGAAGAGCCATAACCGTTTGTCCAGAACTCTTAGGGGGATTGTCCACACCTCGTGAACCTGCGGAAATCATCGGAGGGACAGCTGAAGATGTTTTACGGGGAGAAGCAAAAGTAATGAATCGTTCTGGAGAAGATGTGACATCGTCCTTTGTCAAAGGGGCATATGAAGCTTTAAAAATCGTTCAGGAAATACAGCCGGAATATATAATTCTGAAGGAAAATAGTCCATCATGTGGAAGTCATCATATTTATGATGGAACATTTAGCGGTCAAAAAATCATCGGCAATGGAATCACCACCGCTTTATTAAAAAGCAAAGGTTTTCAAGTCATTTCGGAAAAAGACTTCGAGAAAATGAAGAATTAAACGAAAAAGAAACTCCGTTAAAACAGGAGTTTCTTTTAGTATTGAATAAAATAATTCTGTGCAAATGTTATGACTTGGCAGGGTAAACGGAGAATAATGAGTGAAGATAAAAGAGTATTAGATTGACATTTGATTATTCTTCTTTATTCGCCAAGCATCGTTCACATTCGAAAAGGTATGATTCTGCCTGTTCTTGAATATGCTCCCCACACTCTGGGCAAACCTTTTTAGGTAACGTACGGAAAAATTCAACTGGACTTTGTAACATTGTAACTCCTCCTTAATATAATACAGTATTTATATTTTCATTTCTGTTATAATACAGTATACACGATTACTTTAAAAAAGTGTACCCCTATTTTTAAAAAATTCTAAATTTTCTTTTTAAATAAAGGAAAGTGGTATTATTTCTTGGTGGAACAGCCATTACAATCGCTGTTAATCTCCTTCAGAGGGAAAGAACGCCCTCTTGCGGATCTTGTCACTTGCTTGTCGCCGCTGAACAGTCGCCTCCGCTTTCTTGTCTATCTGCGGCTCCTAGGCGCTCGAGGTCATCCGCTCATCCTTTCTGTGGCAAACTTACGCCACACCAAGGCTGAGCGGATGCTTGTCGCGCCTGGACAGTTGCCTCCGCTTTTCTTTGTCTAGCTGCGGCTCCTAGCGGCTCGAGGTCAAGTGTCAATCTCCTTCAGAGGGAAAAACGCCCTCTTGCGGATCTTGTCACTTGCTTGTCGCCGCTGAACAGTCGCCTCCGCTTTTTTGTCTAGCTGCGGCTCCTAGGCGCTCGAGGTCATCCGCTCATCCTTTCTGTGGCAAACTACGCCACGTCAAGGCTGAACGGATGCTTGTCGCGCCTGAACAGTCGCCTCCGCTTTTCTTATAAAAATAACCATTGTTCTCTTGGTTGAGACAATGGTTATTTTTCAAATAAGAGGAGTTCCCCATTTTTAAATGTTTTTCTTTTACCTTCAAATCCGTTTTTTTGCAAGACTTTTGTCAGCACGGAAAGGAAAAAACCATGGGAGACCACTATTATATTTTGATTTTTTTCCTTCAGGATCTGTTGTACAAACTGTTTGGCTCGTACTTTTGTTGCATTTTTGGTTTCAAGTTGTGAAGGATGAGATAAATACCAAGCGATCCGTCCAGCGATCATCCATAGAAAATGAGGGAGGACAAGTTTGCAGTTTGTAATGGGAAAGATCGGAACTTCTCTTAATTCCTCTCTTTCCAGTACTAAATGCGGGAAAATCATTTCGGCTGTTTGGATCGCTCGAGGCAAATTACTTGTATAGCATATATCCCACTGAATTCCGAGTAAATCTACGTCTTTTTTTAAAATGTCTGCACGATCATAATCATACACCCATTGTGAAAACTCTTTTGATGACATAAAAGTTGGTGTATCAATATGAACTTGGAAATGTCTAATTAATCCAATTTTCATTTAGCACCTCAAGTGTATTAGGTTAAAAAGTGACGATCAAATTAAACAAAAGAAGATTTCATTCAATGATCTCAATGATTTTGAAAAGAGCCTAGTGATTCAAATCTTGCAGAAACAATGTAGCAGATACATAACGTTTTGCAAGCATTTGAAAATAAGCGGTATGAACGGATAATGTTGCAATCATAATCATGTTTTTAATGGCTTCTTTTTGGTGTTCATGAACGTTGTTTAAAGATTGAATGATATTGCTTGCCTTTTCCTCCACCCTTTCACTTAAAACTTGAATATGATTTTCTTTCGGAAGATAATATTCTTCTTGATTAATTTGTTCAAATACGGTTGAATATAATGAATATAAAGCAATCGGATTGATCAGATCATCTGTTGGATTTTCCGGATCATTGACAATCAGATTTAATAGTTTTCGGATCGAGTCAAAATCTAACGTTGTTTTTAAATCCTCGACAATAAATAGTAATGCCGTTTGCTCAATCGAGTACCGCTTCTTTTTTTGTGGAGATCCGATCATATCCTTAATATCACGTTTTACCCAGTTTTGAACGGCTGTTAACGAAAAATTCGTCTTCTCAATTTGGCTTCCAAGGGTCACAATTTCATTTAATGAAAGTCCGATATCAATGGTATCTAGCTTCATGATTTTCTCGAGAATAGGAGATAGCTCCATTGTAAGTACAGAGGAAATCGTCATTTTTTCAGTCTGGGATCGCATCCAAATCTTCTGTAAGATTGATAAAGGCTTTTCATCATTCCAACCTTTTAATGAAAATAGTAGATCAGACATGTCCTTTCTAGTAAGTGAAAAGGATGTCATTATTATAACCACCTTTACATACGGTCTTTTGAACCTATCATATGACCGACGCGGAAAATTGTCAATAAACGGCTCAAAAAAACTTGAAAATTAGTGTGATAGTTCATATAATAGGTTCATAAGAACTTTTTTGTTGAACCCAAATATATTAATTAAAAGGAGAACTAAAGAGAATGGGAAAAAAAATATTGAAATTTTTTATGGCCTTTGCCATTATTTTAGCGCCAATTTCATTTGTAGCAATTGATGATGCATCCGCAAAAGGGTATAAATCGGGGAAAAGATCTTATAGCCCAAGTAAAAGTCAACCTGTTTTCCCTAAAAAAGATACAAATAACCAGTCATCAAAAGTAAAACAAGATGAAAATAAGACAGTTAAAAATAACACTGCTGCTCAAAAGCCAAATAAAGGTGGCATGTTAAAAGGGTTACTTCTAGGTGGACTAGGTGGATTATTAATTGGTAGCTTATTCGCAGGAATGGGCTTAGGTGGATTTGGCTCCATTTTAGCTTTTATCGTGAATATACTTGTAATCGTAGGGATCATTATGCTCATTCGTAATATCTTTATATACTTTAAAAATTCTCGTAAACAAAAGGCGGAAAATGAATGGAGACGATAAAATTATCCGAGCAGGAAATCATTAATTCAATTTGCTCTTTAATCAGTGAACAAGAACAAGTTCATATTTCAGAAATTGCCGTAGAATTAATGTATGAAGATGATGAAGGGTATTCTGCAGAAGCTGAAATTTCCACCAGAACGATTTTTTTAACAGAAGCTCGCATGATCGAGGCAATTCGTGCGTGGTTACAAACCCAATATGCTATCGACCCATTTTCCACAAGCCTCCAACTCGAACTAGACGACGAAGAAGGAATCATCGCCTACGCAAAATAGAAAAGCGGAGGCGACTGTCCAGCGGCGACAAGCAAGTGACAAGATCCGCAAGAGGGCGTTCTTTCCCTCTGAAGGAGATTGACACTTGACCTCGAGCGCCTAGGAGCCGCAGCTAGACAAGAAAAGCGGAGGCGACTGTCCAGGCGCGACAAGCATCAGAAAAAGACTTTCCCTTAGAACTATAAATAGGGGAAAGTCTTTTTAGTCTAATGATGTCTTATCTAAAAATTAGAAATCTGTTCTTTACAGAATTGCTCGAGCATGTTTTCCTCTTCTTGCTCAAGTAAGAAATCTTGGTATTGGTCGGTTGTTCGTTCATACATATGATACTGGAGAATTCCTTCTTTTTCTTCCTCTACTACGTATAAAACTTTAATATAAACTCCGTATTCAGAATATAATTCATCGTCTTCTGCGACCTCTACATCGATGATGAACTCATATCGATCCCCCGATAGAATACCAAAAGGATCATGAAGTAATTCAATCGAATGATTCATTATTTTCATATATATCGCATCCTTCTATTTATCATGAGTATGATTTATTTTATCCAAAATGGCAGATAAATCATCAGGTTTCAAAAATTCGATTGGAGAAAACCCTTTTCCGAATGAAACGGTATCCGCTTCGATTAAAACCATATATCGTCCATTTGATTTCGCTAAATAAATTTGTTCTCCAAAATCAGAAAGAAGCCCTTTCACCGATATATGGTCAAGCTTAAATTTAAGCTCAAGATCGGGAGTATGCTCCACAATTTGTGCTGCAGCTTCAACTACTTCCTCTGTGCTAAAGTGTTCCTGCAATTCACGTTGCGGGCTCGTTGCCCAAATTTCCATGGCCTCTTCAAAGCGGTTGCGTTCTTCACTTTCTTCTTCGTAAGCCTCTAACACTTGTTCCTTCACCATATCCATGACTTGTGTCTTCACAATTTCAGGCATGGACTTTTCATACGATACGTATTTCAAAAAATCCTCAAAATAACGAGCATGGGAGGCTTGGTGAATTTTTAATTCACCAACTTCGACTATTCCATCTTCTGGCATAAAGGGGTATTGAATTGATTTCATATTTTTCGTTGTAATCGCCATTTCAACTTGCTGAATTAAAGAGGACTCATCAGTGATCGTTGCAACTTTTGGTTCAAAATCACATTTCATAATAAAAATAAAAGGTTCATCAAAGTATTTTGTTAGTTTAGCAGAGGCGATCAGAAACACGCCACCCCGAACTGAACTTGTGTCGATATAGGAAGCAACAAACTGTTCACTCGTTATTTTAAATTCTTCTTGTGTGGAAGCAAATCTTACTTTATGAAAAAGATTATAATTCGGATTAGATGTCAATTCATGGCCAGGTTCTACAATAAAACGGCCGATTTTAGTCGGTGCTTGTTCTGACTTTGGATGTCTTTCCACCTTTCGTTTGGAAATTTTCATCAGTTCTCCATCTAAGAAATCTTTAAGTGAACTATTCTCATAATCTTCATTATTTAAAGTTTGATAATGCTTGTATTTCACGTGTGTGTCATCGTCTGTTCCTTCTGTTTGGATGACAAAAAATGATAAAAAGATAATCTGATAATCCATTATGTTCCCCTTCATTAGTATGGTAGTATAACGAAATTATTTTATAATCTTAAGCTTAGTGAAAAGTAAATACAATTCAGTATAGGAAATTAGCTAAAATTCGTCAATGATTGTGAAGGGAAAAAAGGGATATGGGCCTAAACAATGTTTACATAGAAGACAATTTGTTTCTGGAACGTTTTTTTATTTTTGTATTAGACTATACTGTTACGGCTGGTGGTGGTTATAGAGCCGGCTTAATGGTTGTATTTTTATTATGGAATGAAAATTCATTCATTGTTTTATGATAAGTTCCATATGTTTCTAATAGGGAGGTTTCTTCAAACTTCGATTTCTTTTTCTGCCTATTTCAGAAAGTAATATAACCACCGCTTATGCGTGAAAAAATGATGAGAAGGGGAGAGAGCATGCAAAGATTTAATGGGAAAGTGGCGATTATTACTGGAGCATCAAGGGGCATTGGAAAGGCAATAGCAAAGAAATTAGCAAGTGAGGGAGCAAGTGTTGGAATATTGGATGTGAATTTAGAGAGGGCACAACAAACGGCAGCTGAAATCAGTGAGATCAGTGATGCTGTAGCTGTCCGATGTGATGTTTCAAATCCTGAAGAAGTACAATCCGCTTTCAAAAAAATAATCGATTCTTATGGGAAAATCGACATCTTAGTCAATAATGCCGGAATTATTCGTGATAATCTATTATTTAAAATGACGGATGACGATTGGAATTCTGTTATTGATATTCATTTAAAAGGAAGCTTCTTATGTTCCAGGGAAGCTCAGAAATATATGGTTCCAGCGAAATACGGAAAAATCATTCATTTATCCTCAACCTCAGCACTAGGGAATCGCGGACAAGTGAACTATGCATCGGCGAAAGCGGGCTTACAAGGGATGACAAAGACGATGGCGATTGAGTTAGGACCCTTTGGCATTAATGTGAATGCTGTTGCACCTGGGTTTATTGAGACAGATATGACAAGGGAGACGGCGGAAAGAATAGGGTTGACTCTCGATCAAATGATGGAAGGGATTATTGAAGGGCTTGCGATCAAACGCTCAGGAAAACCTGAGGACATTGCGAATGTGGCGGCCTTCTTATGCTCGGATGAATCAAGCTATGTAACAGGTCAAGTCATCTATGTTGCAGGAAAACCAACTGTTTAAAGCACTTTAAATAAAAATGAGGAATGAAATCGAAAAAAAACATCTAAGGGGTATGAATCCCTCCATCTATTTTTTAAAAAGAAAAATTAGGTGGGGGATCATACTACAAATTTATTGAAGGACGAATTCAATTTTTAATGAGCAGGAGAGGTCATTTGTTTTTTTGTTGGGACTTCTGTATCGATGGATAATTCATCACATTCTCGGAAAGCGAAATGTTTACACCCACGACATCTCTGAAGCTCCAGATGATTTAGCCCCTCATTTATAGCTTTACCCGTACGATCAAAAAAGTTTTCCTGTCCTATTTGTTGATATAAACCTGTTTTTTTCAATACTTCTAATGGCTGTTGGCGAATTCCTGAAATAAGAATTTTTCCTCCTCTTTGTTGTAAACGATGGACAATGGATGAAAAATGATGCTCACTAGTTGTGTCCATATAGGGAACTTTACTCATTCTAAAGATGAGAATACTAGGTTCATATTGAATTGTTTTCATAACAGATGATTCAAAAAATTCAGCTGTTCCAAAAAACATTGGTCCATCAATTGTATAAATGCTAATTTGGGGACAATCCATTCCTTCCTTGACGGTCTTTGAGCGAACTTTTTCATTTTTGTCGTGAGGGTCTGGTAATACTTTCGCCACAATTAATAACTCACTCATTCGTTTCATAAATAAGAATACGGCTAAGATTAATCCAACTTGTACAGCCGTTGTCAAATTGGTGAAAACAGTAAGGAGAAATGTAATCAATAGAACAAGTGAGTCTCCTGTTTTTGTTTTGACCAAATGGATAAATTCTACTCGTTCACTCATATTCCAAGCAACCACCATCAAAATAGGCGCCATACTAGCGAGTGGAATGTGAGAAGCATAAGGCGCCAAAACTAACAGGACGAGCAACACAACTATTCCATGAATAACACCAGAAACTCTTGAGGTAGCCCCACTTTTAATATTAGTGGCGGTTCTTGCTATTGCTCCAGTTGCTGGAATTCCTCCAAATAAAGGGGTTACAACATTAGCCAATCCTTGCCCGAATAATTCCCGATTACTATTATGTTTACTTCCTGTCATTCCGTCCGCTACAACGGCTGATAATAGAGATTCAATTCCGCCCAGCATGGCAATAACAAACGCAGGCGCCAATAAGTGTTGAACATCTTCCAACGTGATGATAGGAATGTGGAAAGATGGAAGATGATTCGGGATTTGACCATAAGAAGACCCAATTGTAGCTACTTCCGTTGGAAAAAAAATATAAGCAATCACACTTGAGCCAATTAATCCAATTAAGGGTCCAGGAATTTTTTTAGCGAATCTAGGGGTTAGAACGATGATGACAAGACAAATGATCGCTGTTAATACACTGTATAAATTGATTGTGTTAAGATGAAGATATATCTCTTTTATATTAGCTAGAAAATATTCATGATTTTTTACACCTTCTAACCCTAGAAAATTCGCAATCTGACCGGTGAAGATGATCACCGCAATACCAGCTGTGAATCCAATTGTTACAGGTCTTGGAATATATTTGATCAAAGTTCCAAGTTTAAATAGCCCCATCAAGATTAAAATGATTCCAGCAAGCAACCCTGCTTTTAGTAAATTTTCATACCCGAACTCCATTACAATGGCTAAAAGAATGGGAATAAAGGCTCCAGTAGGCCCACCAATTTGAAACTTAGAGCCTCCGAAAATCGAAATGATGATCCCAGCGATAATAGTCGTGTAAATACCGTATTCAGGTCGTACACCTGATGCAATGGCAAAAGCCATTCCTAAAGGGATGGCAATAATTCCAACAATTAAACCAGAAATCAAATCTTTTTGAAAATGAGAAAAAGAGTAGGCCGATTGTAATTTAGAGTATTTATTCATCGCTTCATCCTTCTTTTAAGTATTAACTGTTATAATACAGTATAATACTATGATACTACTGTTATTAAACAATGACAATCTGTTTCTTTCCTATGGGATGAAAAATTACCTAATAAATTCAAGAAACAAGTCAAAACCATATAAATTGGCGAACGCCATTTTTCTTGTTAGACAAAGGGGAGGATCATGGAGCTATTGCACATTTCCCAGGGACCATTGCTTATTTCCCAATAAGTTATGCGCTAGTTTCAAAAGGATTTGCACATTTCCCGGATTATATGTATATTTCCTGCGATTTAATGCGCTATTTCGATGATAATTG
Above is a genomic segment from Oikeobacillus pervagus containing:
- the recQ gene encoding DNA helicase RecQ, whose translation is MMEAARQLLKKHFGYDEFRSGQVQTIQSVLQGINTLCIMPTGGGKSICYQIPALTLQGTTLVISPLISLMKDQVDALNQAGIPATFINSSISTAEANDRMELAKQGVYKLLYIAPERLESTYFLQELRELPIPLIAVDEAHCISQWGHDFRPSYLHIRKTLDYLGGQPTILALTATATPQVSTDICHCLSIHEQNTVVTGFERKNLSFSVIKGQNREQYLMDYVKTNLHESGIIYAATRKTVDQLYAKLEKASLRVARYHAGMSEAERSREQDRFLRDEVTIMVATSAFGMGIDKSNIRYCIHFQMPKNMESYYQEAGRAGRDGLDSECILLYSSQDVQIQRFLIEQSTDPTRMSFELEKLRQMVDYCHTENCLQSFILQYFGEKEGLNCGRCGNCTDDRELIDVTTDAQKVLSCIVRMKQRFGKTFVAKVLTGSRDKKIKEFGFQVLPTYGIMSVYSVKYVSDLIEFLIAEEYIGVEHGKFPTLFVTMNGKDVLLGKKTVQRKEQRTTTLIIESDELFEELRNVRKRLAEEEKVPPFVIFSDQTLRDLCLQLPKTVEELLTVKGIGEHKQKKYGERFIEAISNYCAEHPERKSVQPMEKEVLSHPKKSVKDSHLITYEMLEKGQTIGEISKKRQLSKQTIENHLVKCSQEGLLIDWASFIPEEFEPLIEKAVQEANTNRLKPIKELLPENVTYFMIRSYFMKINE
- a CDS encoding DUF523 domain-containing protein, whose product is MIVVSACLAGVACRYDGRDNGLEKLQQEMKEGRAITVCPELLGGLSTPREPAEIIGGTAEDVLRGEAKVMNRSGEDVTSSFVKGAYEALKIVQEIQPEYIILKENSPSCGSHHIYDGTFSGQKIIGNGITTALLKSKGFQVISEKDFEKMKN
- the yhfH gene encoding protein YhfH; this translates as MLQSPVEFFRTLPKKVCPECGEHIQEQAESYLFECERCLANKEE
- a CDS encoding histidine phosphatase family protein, which translates into the protein MKIGLIRHFQVHIDTPTFMSSKEFSQWVYDYDRADILKKDVDLLGIQWDICYTSNLPRAIQTAEMIFPHLVLEREELREVPIFPITNCKLVLPHFLWMIAGRIAWYLSHPSQLETKNATKVRAKQFVQQILKEKNQNIIVVSHGFFLSVLTKVLQKNGFEGKRKTFKNGELLLFEK
- a CDS encoding DUF1836 domain-containing protein yields the protein MTSFSLTRKDMSDLLFSLKGWNDEKPLSILQKIWMRSQTEKMTISSVLTMELSPILEKIMKLDTIDIGLSLNEIVTLGSQIEKTNFSLTAVQNWVKRDIKDMIGSPQKKKRYSIEQTALLFIVEDLKTTLDFDSIRKLLNLIVNDPENPTDDLINPIALYSLYSTVFEQINQEEYYLPKENHIQVLSERVEEKASNIIQSLNNVHEHQKEAIKNMIMIATLSVHTAYFQMLAKRYVSATLFLQDLNH
- a CDS encoding DUF2653 family protein; this encodes METIKLSEQEIINSICSLISEQEQVHISEIAVELMYEDDEGYSAEAEISTRTIFLTEARMIEAIRAWLQTQYAIDPFSTSLQLELDDEEGIIAYAK
- a CDS encoding DUF6509 family protein, producing the protein MKIMNHSIELLHDPFGILSGDRYEFIIDVEVAEDDELYSEYGVYIKVLYVVEEEKEGILQYHMYERTTDQYQDFLLEQEEENMLEQFCKEQISNF
- a CDS encoding DUF3900 domain-containing protein; this encodes MDYQIIFLSFFVIQTEGTDDDTHVKYKHYQTLNNEDYENSSLKDFLDGELMKISKRKVERHPKSEQAPTKIGRFIVEPGHELTSNPNYNLFHKVRFASTQEEFKITSEQFVASYIDTSSVRGGVFLIASAKLTKYFDEPFIFIMKCDFEPKVATITDESSLIQQVEMAITTKNMKSIQYPFMPEDGIVEVGELKIHQASHARYFEDFLKYVSYEKSMPEIVKTQVMDMVKEQVLEAYEEESEERNRFEEAMEIWATSPQRELQEHFSTEEVVEAAAQIVEHTPDLELKFKLDHISVKGLLSDFGEQIYLAKSNGRYMVLIEADTVSFGKGFSPIEFLKPDDLSAILDKINHTHDK
- a CDS encoding SDR family NAD(P)-dependent oxidoreductase, translating into MQRFNGKVAIITGASRGIGKAIAKKLASEGASVGILDVNLERAQQTAAEISEISDAVAVRCDVSNPEEVQSAFKKIIDSYGKIDILVNNAGIIRDNLLFKMTDDDWNSVIDIHLKGSFLCSREAQKYMVPAKYGKIIHLSSTSALGNRGQVNYASAKAGLQGMTKTMAIELGPFGINVNAVAPGFIETDMTRETAERIGLTLDQMMEGIIEGLAIKRSGKPEDIANVAAFLCSDESSYVTGQVIYVAGKPTV
- a CDS encoding SulP family inorganic anion transporter, producing the protein MNKYSKLQSAYSFSHFQKDLISGLIVGIIAIPLGMAFAIASGVRPEYGIYTTIIAGIIISIFGGSKFQIGGPTGAFIPILLAIVMEFGYENLLKAGLLAGIILILMGLFKLGTLIKYIPRPVTIGFTAGIAVIIFTGQIANFLGLEGVKNHEYFLANIKEIYLHLNTINLYSVLTAIICLVIIVLTPRFAKKIPGPLIGLIGSSVIAYIFFPTEVATIGSSYGQIPNHLPSFHIPIITLEDVQHLLAPAFVIAMLGGIESLLSAVVADGMTGSKHNSNRELFGQGLANVVTPLFGGIPATGAIARTATNIKSGATSRVSGVIHGIVVLLVLLVLAPYASHIPLASMAPILMVVAWNMSERVEFIHLVKTKTGDSLVLLITFLLTVFTNLTTAVQVGLILAVFLFMKRMSELLIVAKVLPDPHDKNEKVRSKTVKEGMDCPQISIYTIDGPMFFGTAEFFESSVMKTIQYEPSILIFRMSKVPYMDTTSEHHFSSIVHRLQQRGGKILISGIRQQPLEVLKKTGLYQQIGQENFFDRTGKAINEGLNHLELQRCRGCKHFAFRECDELSIDTEVPTKKQMTSPAH